A genomic stretch from Silurus meridionalis isolate SWU-2019-XX chromosome 1, ASM1480568v1, whole genome shotgun sequence includes:
- the LOC124392882 gene encoding potassium voltage-gated channel subfamily A member 10: MEVPLVNFENLDDIGINLGDPSDSGYPASPSSETPEHNQLTRGLDSPAHSPQRYRRPGNTTTSPTTLTKKGTSSCNSLISNWKVLMNSEGSPCEALLGKVAKDCCDDLFAEKQNLDEGDQRVVINVSGMMYETTLKTLNQFPDTLLGDPKRRIDYFDPMKNEYFFDRNRPSFDGILYFYQSGGKIRRPANVPLDVFADEIVFYRLGHEVMEQFREDEGFIKDPEPQLPTSELYRQFWLLFEYPESSSAARSVAVVSVLVITISICIFCLETLPEFRDDHEFPQKVVNLTRDVNGTLLSPSPPPKSLESTFTDPFFVVETICIIWFCFELGVRFVVCPSKSEFFSNIMNVIDIVSIMPYFITVITELMATHDSAANQNMSFATLRVIRLVRVFRIFKLSRHSKGLQILGQTLKASMRELGLLIFFLFIGVILFSSAIYFAEVDEPETQFVSIPEGFWWAVVTMTTVGYGDMCPITLGGKMVGILCAIAGVLTIALPVPVIVSNFNYFYHRETEQAEKQVMDAAAEAAANQKTDDKHDSNYSLDKSNGNWPTEKNGIP; encoded by the coding sequence ATGGAGGTTCCTCTGGTAAACTTTGAGAACCTGGACGACATTGGAATTAACCTAGGAGACCCAAGTGACTCAGGATATCCAGCTTCACCCTCTTCAGAGACACCAGAGCATAACCAGCTGACCCGTGGTCTGGATTCACCAGCGCATTCACCACAAAGATATAGGAGGCCTGGAAACACAACAACCTCTCCTACAACACTCACTAAGAAAGGAACCTCAAGTTGCAACAGTCTCATCTCTAACTGGAAGGTACTTATGAACAGTGAAGGCAGCCCCTGTGAGGCTCTCCTAGGGAAGGTGGCTAAAGACTGCTGTGATGACTTGTTTGCAGAAAAGCAGAACCTTGACGAAGGAGACCAAAGAGTAGTCATCAATGTCTCAGGAATGATGTATGAGACAACTCTTAAAACCCTGAACCAGTTTCCTGACACTCTGCTTGGGGATCCTAAAAGGAGGATTGACTATTTTGACCCCATGAAAAATGAGTATTTTTTTGATCGCAATCGCCCAAGTTTTGATGGAATTCTATACTTCTATCAGTCCGGTGGTAAGATCCGCAGACCAGCAAATGTACCATTAGATGTATTTGCTGATGAGATTGTCTTCTATAGGCTGGGCCATGAAGTGATGGAACAATTCAGGGAAGATGAAGGTTTCATCAAAGACCCCGAACCTCAGTTGCCGACAAGTGAACTTTACCGTCAGTTCTGGCTCTTATTTGAATACCCAGAGAGCTCTAGTGCCGCCAGATCTGTTGCCGTAGTGTCTGTTCTTGTCATCACTATCTCCATTTGTATCTTCTGTCTAGAGACTCTTCCTGAGTTCCGTGATGATCATGAATTCCCCCAGAAAGTTGTTAACTTAACCCGTGATGTCAATGGAACACTTTTGTCCCCAAGTCCACCTCCCAAATCCCTGGAATCTACCTTTACAGATCCTTTCTTTGTAGTAGAAACTATATGTATAATATGGTTCTGCTTTGAGCTAGGAGTGCGCTTTGTTGTGTGCCCCAGCAAAAGTGAGTTTTTCAGCAACATCATGAATGTGATTGATATTGTTTCCATCATGCCGTACTTCATCACAGTAATCACAGAGCTCATGGCCACTCATGACTCAGCGGCAAATCAGAACATGTCTTTTGCCACATTACGTGTCATCAGACTGGTAAGGGTGTTCAGGATCTTCAAACTCTCTCGTCATTCCAAGGGGCTACAAATTTTGGGGCAAACCCTAAAGGCCAGTATGAGGGAGCTTGGCTTGCTCATCTTCTTCCTTTTCATTGGAGTCATCCTTTTCTCCAGTGCCATTTATTTTGCTGAGGTTGATGAACCTGAAACACAATTTGTGAGCATCCCAGAGGGGTTTTGGTGGGCTGTGGTCACCATGACAACAGTTGGCTATGGTGACATGTGCCCAATTACCTTGGGGGGAAAGATGGTGGGAATCCTCTGTGCCATCGCTGGAGTGCTGACAATTGCTCTGCCTGTTCCTGTCATTGTTTCTAACTTCAACTATTTCTACCATCGTGAAACAGAGCAGGCAGAGAAGCAAGTGATGGATGCAGCTGCAGAGGCTGCTGCAAATCAGAAGACTGATGATAAACATGACAGTAACTATTCTCTAGACAAGAGCAATGGGAACTGGCCGACTGAAAAAAATGGCATTCCTTGA